The nucleotide window ATTgttcaattccaatataATAAGGTATAATAAAATTGGCGGGAAATTCGGTTTAGGTAAAAGAACGTTTATGACATATCTTCGACCAACATTTAAACTATGTAAATATCTATTGTAATTACACATTAAAAGTTACTAAGTTGGAGGCATCAAGTCCCGAATGCATGAAGAAATAAGAGTTCAAAAGCATTTTGAAATGGAGAAGGGAACCTAGAATGATACAGATgtgataaatattttctgaGTTCCCAATGAAGTCAAAATTCTCCGAAAATCTTTCTGGAACTTGAACTGCCTTCAAGGTCATACTGAAGAGATATAGAGAGAGCTCTAATAGTATGGCTTTCCCCTCCACTCTTCTTAGTATCCTAAATGTGTTAAATTTGAACATCAACGATGCTGTAGGTAGGATGAGTAAAGATACAATGAAGGTAATGGAAaccatatttctttgacTTCTATTTTTCCTTAAAAATTGTTCTGATAGTGTGAATATTGCAAAgatagaagaaattaataagGTCGAAATGGTGAGgaatttaaaataaaagacGTTATCGAAAAATGTGTAGTATAATTGGGTAATAATGGATGTTGaaatataattaataaagGCTAAATGGCTCAATTTGAACCATAAGTGGCATTTGGCGAGGGAATGGGATTCCAAGAGGTAAAAAATGGAGTTTAGAGCAAAATATTGGAAGGCTCCGAAGAGGTAAAAATTAACCATAATGTAGTCTGACATAGTTGTTGCTGGGGAAGAGGGAATCAAATAAAGGTCTGTGAAAAATAAGAGTAAGGTAAAATAGACTGTGGAAAAAACTGTATTGAGAATTATATTTACAGTTTGATTATTCCAATAGGTTACTGTATGAAGGCATTTTATGAGAGAATTTGTTTCTCTGACGTACCCATTAATGATCTTGctatttgaatattgtttcTGCCATTGCGGAAGCTCTTTCAGGATTGGAAGGACCTTAGGTCGCCTAGGGAAAGTTACACTATATTTTGGCGCGTTGAATGGTGTCAACTTGTCAGCATCTTGAATCTCCGTGGCTGTTTGTTTCTTGGTTGTACTAGTGAGCGTAGCCATTATCTAAAGTATCAATACGCAAATATAGATCTAAATCGACTAAGCAAGCTGGCAAAGACATTTGTGCTTATTACAAAACAGGGGTTATTACATTGATCTGCTTTTATATACTGTACGTAGTGGTCTTGGCCTCGAGAGTTAAATTGTTGAGCCATTGTTGTGTCGCTGTGCAATTTTGGCGTGTTTTCCTTGTTGAGCGCTGTCGCTGTCGTCTGTTTCGCTCACGGTGGATACAGTCCAGTTGACACTGACACTGATGCTCATGCCAGAAGAGGAACTGGCACTGCTCTTCAAGAGCGGTGACTGGTTCAGTGGGTGGTGTGCTAGCACTGGCCCGCTCAACAGGGGGGACAGTTGCCATGGTGGTAGGCCCTCAGCCTGTGTCCCTTTCCTCTTGTTCATGGCAAGCCTTCCCTTGATCTTACTACCAAATCGGAcgaagaattggaagaaccTTGTTAGCCGGGTTCGAGGAacatatttttgaattggtGTCTGCTGCTTAGCCACAAGCATTGTTTCCGCTAGTGCTAACAATGCCTCTCTTGTCTCGTTCGTGAGGTTGAAGGAAACAACTCTGTTATTCTTCCTCAGACGACACAGAGAACGtctcttttcaattaatacGCATGTCTTCCCGTTCTCTCCATGCTCTTCGTACAAATCGCATCCGTAGCAATAATAATCCagtttattcttttcattcACCAGAAAACTTCTGATATCCACTTCGAATATCCCAAAGTCTCTATTCAAATTGTGTCCCCTCCGGAAACTGTTACTTATACTACTCACATTGATCATGATTTTCCCCTTCTTTCCTTATAATGTATATCCTCTCATGTAGAGTATGTGTAGTTATCGAAAATCTTGGGCTCTTAGCTTGTCTTATCAATAACATCAGAATGTTATACGGAGttccatttctttattaCCATAAAaccaaatttcaattaaCTAACGACACCAAAAAAACCACAAAGCATCCAACACACAACCACCATAAATTTTCCAGATGATACAAAAAAACTGTTGCCACCTTCAAGAAGGTACAAATTACTGACTTTAGTTTATACCCTAATCCTAGTGCAATAATGGTCAACTTGTCTTCATCTTCCCCATCCACTTTACTTACTGGCATTGAACATCGCTCCCCACGGCGAGACTCCCCGCCCTGGTAAAGAAATAGTCGATCAATCCTTATATCACTATGACAATGGCAAGTAACTACTACATTCA belongs to Naumovozyma castellii chromosome 3, complete genome and includes:
- the IZH4 gene encoding Izh4p (ancestral locus Anc_3.90) — translated: MATLTSTTKKQTATEIQDADKLTPFNAPKYSVTFPRRPKVLPILKELPQWQKQYSNSKIINGYVRETNSLIKCLHTVTYWNNQTVNIILNTVFSTVYFTLLLFFTDLYLIPSSPATTMSDYIMVNFYLFGAFQYFALNSIFYLLESHSLAKCHLWFKLSHLAFINYISTSIITQLYYTFFDNVFYFKFLTISTLLISSIFAIFTLSEQFLRKNRSQRNMVSITFIVSLLILPTASLMFKFNTFRILRRVEGKAILLELSLYLFSMTLKAVQVPERFSENFDFIGNSENIYHICIILGSLLHFKMLLNSYFFMHSGLDASNLVTFNV
- the NCAS0C04930 gene encoding uncharacterized protein → MINVSSISNSFRRGHNLNRDFGIFEVDIRSFLVNEKNKLDYYCYGCDLYEEHGENGKTCVLIEKRRSLCRLRKNNRVVSFNLTNETREALLALAETMLVAKQQTPIQKYVPRTRLTRFFQFFVRFGSKIKGRLAMNKRKGTQAEGLPPWQLSPLLSGPVLAHHPLNQSPLLKSSASSSSGMSISVSVNWTVSTVSETDDSDSAQQGKHAKIAQRHNNGSTI